In Mongoliitalea daihaiensis, one DNA window encodes the following:
- a CDS encoding response regulator: protein MNIAALFAIFKQVKNTQAMNVFLVDDHAILLDGIKSMLAKEDTIEVIGEAHSAEKALDFVKQHAVDLLITDFNLPGMDGLALVRVVKRISPDTKIIVLSQHDETHLVKEILKEGVAGYVLKNDSHKELLQAIESVKNGKIYLSNDINRIIIQSLQFPDEERLLTDREREILKLIAQEKSNKEIGETLFISERTVETHRKNIFRKTKTSSLVGLIKFAYANNLI, encoded by the coding sequence ATGAATATAGCCGCACTATTTGCTATCTTTAAACAAGTCAAAAACACCCAAGCCATGAATGTATTTTTGGTAGACGATCATGCCATTTTATTAGACGGAATCAAAAGTATGCTTGCCAAGGAAGACACCATTGAAGTAATCGGTGAGGCGCATTCAGCAGAAAAGGCACTGGATTTCGTCAAACAACATGCAGTAGACTTACTCATCACAGATTTTAATCTGCCAGGTATGGATGGATTGGCCTTAGTACGGGTAGTCAAAAGAATCAGTCCGGATACCAAAATAATCGTGCTTTCTCAACATGACGAAACCCACTTGGTGAAAGAAATCCTCAAAGAAGGAGTAGCAGGTTATGTGTTAAAAAATGATTCCCATAAAGAATTGCTTCAAGCGATTGAGTCGGTAAAAAATGGAAAGATATACCTTAGCAATGACATCAACCGCATCATTATCCAAAGTTTGCAATTCCCAGACGAAGAACGTCTATTGACTGATCGTGAACGGGAAATACTCAAACTCATTGCCCAGGAAAAATCCAACAAAGAAATCGGGGAAACACTTTTTATCTCCGAGCGCACCGTAGAAACCCATCGCAAAAACATCTTCCGCAAGACCAAGACTTCTTCACTCGTAGGCTTAATCAAGTTTGCGTATGCGAATAATTTGATTTAA
- a CDS encoding tetratricopeptide repeat-containing sensor histidine kinase, with amino-acid sequence MVAQQDPVDSLRNVIQTTTSDTIKAEAIMDLAWKKMYEDSPQAKKLVFDGLAVMDQIDNLRVKGYGYTVAGVVYWVASSYDTATMYLEQAIKVYEQKGDERGLSAVYNNLSLIAQNQSKYPEALAYATQSLELARKLDNPSMLASATFTVGNIHYFLKDNEKALETFLEALGLFETHQLSTNLHKLLLNIGSTYHNLQELDSAKHFYERSLLQANQVNDYKTIAITTTNLGNLAMDASEYGKAVTFYKQAQDIYQEKFTNDFDHSLLLHSLAKAYLKLDNPVMAETYGKQSLALAEKVEDKQRTAAAHQILSDIFEKRGNFQQALFHFKLGTALKDSIFNLDKSAQLAEIETKYETALKDQQISEQQLTIVENQKDLQRSFFALVIGGLVLIAVLTILLLVRSRNKKEQKLLLQQKELEVKEAYIHAALESQESERKRFAQDLHDGFGQLISALRLNISRLQGNSDELETRIEVVDKSESILQEMHKEIRNIAFNLMPATLIQFGLKEGIREFAQRINQSGKISIEVTVFGLEDRLEELQEISLYRVIQEWVNNAIKYASPQKISIQLTRHENELSLIIEDDGKGFDPSILKNATGNGWRNIQSRLQRIGAQWEVDSQTDRTGTSFIIDIPSVEIKKATENSYPPIGASK; translated from the coding sequence ATGGTGGCACAACAAGACCCCGTAGACAGTCTTAGAAATGTTATTCAAACCACCACCTCAGACACCATCAAAGCAGAAGCCATCATGGACTTAGCCTGGAAAAAGATGTATGAGGACTCTCCCCAAGCTAAAAAACTGGTGTTTGATGGGTTAGCAGTCATGGACCAAATCGATAATTTGCGGGTCAAAGGCTATGGCTATACCGTTGCGGGCGTAGTCTATTGGGTAGCATCTTCTTACGATACCGCAACCATGTATTTGGAGCAGGCGATTAAGGTTTACGAGCAAAAAGGGGATGAACGAGGACTTTCTGCTGTTTACAATAACCTTTCTCTGATCGCTCAAAATCAAAGTAAATACCCCGAAGCACTCGCCTATGCAACACAGTCACTGGAATTAGCCAGAAAACTGGACAACCCATCCATGCTTGCTTCTGCGACTTTCACTGTAGGAAATATTCATTACTTTCTCAAAGACAATGAAAAAGCCCTAGAAACATTTTTAGAAGCACTCGGATTATTTGAAACCCATCAACTCAGTACTAATCTCCACAAACTCTTGCTGAATATTGGTTCGACTTATCACAACCTCCAAGAATTAGACTCTGCCAAACACTTTTATGAACGTTCATTGCTGCAAGCAAATCAAGTCAACGATTACAAGACCATCGCCATCACCACCACCAATCTCGGGAATTTGGCCATGGATGCTTCCGAATACGGAAAAGCCGTCACCTTCTACAAGCAGGCACAAGACATCTATCAAGAAAAGTTTACCAACGACTTTGATCATAGCCTTCTTTTGCACTCGTTGGCAAAAGCTTACTTAAAACTGGATAATCCAGTGATGGCTGAAACTTATGGAAAGCAGTCTTTAGCCTTGGCAGAAAAAGTTGAGGATAAACAACGAACAGCAGCGGCTCATCAGATCTTAAGTGACATTTTTGAAAAGAGAGGGAATTTCCAACAGGCGCTATTTCATTTTAAATTGGGCACCGCCTTGAAAGACAGTATTTTCAACTTGGACAAATCCGCCCAACTGGCAGAAATTGAAACGAAATACGAGACAGCTCTCAAAGACCAGCAAATTTCAGAACAACAATTGACCATTGTCGAAAATCAAAAAGATTTGCAACGTAGCTTCTTTGCACTAGTGATAGGAGGGTTGGTATTGATTGCGGTTTTGACTATTTTATTACTCGTTCGTAGCCGAAATAAAAAAGAACAAAAACTACTCCTACAGCAAAAAGAACTGGAAGTAAAAGAGGCCTATATCCATGCGGCTTTGGAGTCTCAAGAAAGCGAACGAAAACGATTTGCACAGGATTTACACGATGGATTTGGGCAATTAATTTCTGCACTGCGGTTGAATATATCGCGACTTCAAGGGAACTCGGATGAGTTGGAAACAAGGATAGAAGTCGTTGACAAAAGTGAGAGCATCCTACAAGAGATGCATAAAGAAATCAGGAACATCGCATTCAACTTGATGCCCGCTACCTTGATTCAATTTGGATTGAAAGAAGGAATCCGGGAATTTGCCCAGCGCATAAATCAATCCGGAAAAATCAGCATTGAGGTAACTGTGTTTGGTTTGGAAGATCGATTAGAGGAGTTACAGGAAATTTCACTTTACAGAGTTATCCAAGAATGGGTCAACAATGCGATCAAATATGCGAGCCCACAAAAAATCTCCATACAGCTGACCCGTCATGAAAATGAGCTTTCCTTGATTATCGAAGATGATGGAAAAGGGTTTGATCCTAGCATCCTCAAAAATGCTACTGGTAATGGCTGGAGGAATATACAGTCCCGTCTCCAAAGAATAGGAGCACAATGGGAAGTAGACTCACAAACAGATAGAACGGGAACTTCATTCATCATTGACATCCCCAGCGTGGAGATCAAAAAAGCAACAGAAAATAGCTATCCACCGATAGGTGCTAGCAAATAA
- a CDS encoding 6-bladed beta-propeller — translation MKKLSFIHVLAICISFASCTDHNTFSGYQTDKSRLKTIVLDNLHFEKKVILDSLFEVSRLVFLESKEDVVIGSYDKIIINDSLLYILDKTITHAVYCFDLQGKFNFKISSLGEGPSEYIELRDITIDGSLLEVLDFGGGKILHYDKYNGNLKASLKLDRKTNYRSFEKLNGVYTVAHGNNCGLLGDCFNLSFYDERLSKKASFFPIHDILKKSDYRGENHFFRNLDEVYFKEVLNDTIYEINFNSGNPSAAFAIDFGQFTMPNKFKYSRNNSGFLSILEYSQKNNVTWGVYDFYKAGEIVFFRFTLNSLRSVFVDTERMKGLTFDGYTTNNPFLIGDPIGAYKDDFISQLPAERIISILKNNFYTEDSIALRALQKEFFETTQNFQASDNSILIFYQVRL, via the coding sequence ATGAAAAAGTTAAGTTTTATTCATGTATTAGCAATATGTATTTCATTTGCAAGCTGTACTGATCATAATACCTTTTCGGGGTATCAAACAGACAAATCGAGATTGAAGACTATTGTTCTTGATAATCTTCACTTCGAAAAGAAAGTCATTCTTGATTCATTATTTGAAGTTTCTCGTCTTGTTTTTTTGGAAAGTAAAGAAGATGTTGTGATTGGTTCGTACGATAAAATCATTATTAATGACAGTCTTCTTTATATTTTGGATAAAACAATAACACACGCTGTTTATTGTTTTGACCTTCAAGGTAAATTTAATTTTAAGATTTCTAGTCTAGGCGAGGGACCGTCTGAGTATATTGAACTAAGAGATATTACTATTGATGGAAGTTTATTAGAAGTTTTAGATTTCGGCGGAGGAAAGATTTTGCATTATGATAAATATAATGGCAATTTAAAAGCCAGTCTTAAATTAGATCGAAAAACTAATTATAGATCATTCGAAAAGCTTAATGGGGTTTATACTGTTGCACATGGGAACAATTGTGGGCTCTTAGGTGATTGCTTTAATCTATCATTTTATGATGAACGATTGAGTAAAAAAGCTTCTTTTTTTCCAATTCATGATATATTAAAAAAAAGTGATTATCGAGGAGAAAATCACTTCTTCCGGAATTTGGATGAAGTCTATTTTAAAGAAGTATTGAATGATACTATTTATGAAATAAATTTTAATTCAGGAAATCCATCAGCAGCTTTTGCGATTGATTTTGGCCAATTTACAATGCCAAATAAGTTTAAATACTCAAGAAATAACTCCGGATTTCTTAGCATTCTTGAATATTCACAGAAAAATAATGTCACATGGGGAGTATATGATTTTTACAAAGCGGGGGAAATAGTATTCTTCAGATTTACTTTAAATAGTTTGAGAAGTGTTTTTGTTGATACAGAACGTATGAAGGGACTTACTTTTGATGGCTATACAACTAACAATCCGTTTCTTATAGGTGATCCTATAGGGGCATACAAAGATGATTTTATAAGTCAGCTCCCTGCCGAAAGAATTATAAGTATTCTCAAAAATAATTTTTATACAGAGGATTCGATTGCTTTAAGAGCTCTACAAAAAGAGTTTTTTGAAACTACTCAAAATTTCCAAGCTAGTGACAATTCTATTTTAATATTTTATCAAGTTAGGTTATGA
- a CDS encoding carboxypeptidase-like regulatory domain-containing protein, producing MRKIVFVFLLIILKNGHSFAQTKVSGKVIHADTGEPVPFVNIMIRELAKGTVSNSQGEFNFLLPKDAKAGQELIFSHIGFEQSSVLIKDLSGKPIQIVLKPDEYEMDQALVLSFKSKEILKRMQENLTLTQYTEPHEIDIFYRELIWGNDTIQGLTRASGYVHSEGFHPKHSQKSQVSGNDFHFVGFDHIQKTDYGIINKRGGTVRKNIAAQKFPLLIFRLWDFNLSWFDYELLGGKNIGDRSVFVVAVTAKNDGLGRKASRWGYGLYELLQSSVFYVDQEDYGVHWIELRNDKLNEIQYSKHHGQYYIEKYTTATIKFERLNNGKYVFAYANYDNYYTDLGYDTEPNPKQWEVREYAEMYAMDYQFVNLSDGQLMRKYMAPIYGDVPFRRINYHVETYNGLIFIPGRARYHPEFWEDFEFPTFPQEKEIELQLSLNRPIEMQFADFKNNQLVLLERLRKRNRKSQHYWGRASLQYSPAEY from the coding sequence ATGAGAAAAATTGTTTTTGTTTTCTTATTAATCATTTTGAAAAATGGACATTCATTCGCCCAAACCAAAGTATCAGGTAAAGTGATTCATGCAGATACCGGCGAACCGGTACCCTTTGTCAATATCATGATCCGAGAATTGGCGAAGGGAACTGTCAGCAATAGTCAAGGGGAGTTTAATTTTCTCCTGCCTAAGGATGCCAAGGCTGGACAGGAGTTAATATTTTCGCATATTGGTTTTGAGCAAAGTAGTGTGCTAATCAAAGATCTCTCAGGCAAACCTATCCAAATTGTTTTAAAACCGGATGAATATGAAATGGATCAGGCTTTGGTGTTGAGTTTTAAGTCCAAGGAAATCTTGAAGCGGATGCAAGAGAATCTCACACTAACTCAGTATACCGAACCTCATGAAATCGATATATTTTACCGAGAGCTGATTTGGGGGAATGATACGATTCAAGGTTTGACAAGGGCAAGTGGGTATGTGCATTCGGAGGGTTTTCATCCCAAGCATTCTCAAAAAAGCCAGGTATCAGGGAATGATTTCCACTTCGTAGGATTTGATCATATTCAAAAGACAGATTATGGGATAATTAATAAGCGTGGAGGAACAGTTCGAAAAAATATTGCTGCTCAAAAATTTCCTTTATTGATTTTCAGACTGTGGGATTTTAACCTTTCATGGTTTGATTATGAGTTGTTAGGAGGGAAGAATATTGGGGATAGATCGGTTTTTGTAGTAGCAGTCACTGCAAAAAATGATGGATTGGGCAGAAAAGCCAGTCGTTGGGGGTATGGTTTGTATGAATTGTTACAATCCTCTGTGTTTTATGTTGATCAGGAGGATTATGGAGTTCATTGGATTGAATTAAGAAATGATAAACTCAATGAAATCCAATATTCCAAACATCATGGTCAATATTACATCGAAAAATATACCACAGCTACCATTAAATTTGAGCGATTGAATAATGGGAAGTATGTATTCGCCTATGCAAATTACGATAATTACTACACTGATTTGGGATATGATACTGAACCTAACCCCAAACAATGGGAAGTGCGGGAATATGCAGAAATGTATGCCATGGATTACCAATTTGTTAATTTATCAGACGGGCAACTAATGCGAAAATATATGGCTCCAATTTATGGAGATGTCCCGTTTCGGAGGATAAACTATCATGTTGAGACGTATAATGGTTTGATTTTTATTCCAGGCCGTGCTCGCTACCACCCTGAGTTTTGGGAGGATTTCGAATTCCCGACTTTTCCTCAAGAGAAAGAAATTGAACTACAATTGAGTCTTAACCGACCGATTGAGATGCAATTCGCGGACTTTAAAAATAATCAATTAGTTTTACTTGAAAGGCTTCGCAAGCGTAATCGTAAGAGTCAGCATTATTGGGGGCGAGCCAGTCTACAATACAGTCCTGCGGAGTATTAA
- the panB gene encoding 3-methyl-2-oxobutanoate hydroxymethyltransferase translates to MSIHQSSNIKRITTHILQEMKNRGEKISMLTAYDFSMAGIVDSAGIDIILVGDSASNVMAGHETTLPITLDQMIYHATSVVRAVKRAFVVVDIPFGSYQGNSSEALRSAIRIMKESGAHAIKVEGGSEIKESVIRILSAGVPVMGHLGLTPQSIYKFGTYTVRAKEEAEAQKLIEDAKILEECGCFAIVLEKIPAALAKKVAETVTIPVIGIGAGPDVDGQVLVVHDMLGITQEFKPRFLRQYADLRTTMTQAVENYIADVKARSFPTEGESY, encoded by the coding sequence ATGTCCATACACCAATCTTCCAACATCAAGCGCATCACCACTCACATTTTACAGGAAATGAAAAATCGTGGAGAGAAAATTTCCATGTTGACTGCTTACGATTTTTCAATGGCTGGGATTGTGGACAGCGCAGGCATTGACATTATTTTGGTGGGCGATTCAGCATCCAATGTGATGGCTGGACATGAGACAACACTGCCGATTACCTTGGATCAGATGATATACCATGCTACCTCCGTAGTACGCGCTGTCAAAAGAGCTTTTGTGGTGGTGGATATCCCTTTTGGTTCGTATCAGGGGAATAGTTCGGAAGCCCTGCGATCAGCTATCCGCATCATGAAAGAGTCGGGTGCACATGCCATCAAAGTAGAAGGAGGTTCTGAAATCAAAGAATCTGTCATCCGTATCTTAAGCGCAGGTGTTCCTGTGATGGGACACTTGGGATTGACACCACAGTCTATTTATAAATTTGGAACATATACTGTACGTGCCAAAGAGGAAGCCGAAGCCCAAAAATTGATCGAAGATGCTAAGATCCTCGAGGAGTGTGGTTGTTTTGCCATAGTATTAGAAAAAATCCCCGCAGCATTAGCAAAAAAAGTGGCCGAAACAGTTACCATACCTGTCATCGGAATCGGTGCAGGTCCGGATGTGGATGGTCAGGTCTTGGTGGTACATGATATGTTGGGCATTACACAAGAGTTCAAACCACGGTTCTTACGACAGTATGCCGATTTGCGTACTACGATGACACAAGCTGTGGAGAATTATATCGCAGATGTGAAGGCAAGAAGCTTCCCTACGGAAGGGGAGAGCTATTGA
- a CDS encoding phosphoribosyltransferase family protein has translation MSDTMTLVLNHKEINRKITRMAYEIYERNNEEQEIIFAGITGMGLILANLLATSLSGISGIKTKAIEVQLDKKSVAEAPITLSEHISVEGKVVIVVDDVLNTGKTLVYALFPFLQDHAKKIEVAVLVNRSHTRYPVTPDYTGLELATTLSEHITVDLSKDNFTAHLH, from the coding sequence ATGAGCGACACAATGACCTTGGTTCTCAATCATAAAGAGATCAACCGGAAAATCACCCGCATGGCTTATGAAATTTACGAGCGTAACAATGAGGAGCAAGAAATCATTTTTGCCGGAATTACTGGGATGGGATTAATCTTGGCCAATCTATTGGCAACATCCTTAAGTGGTATATCTGGAATAAAAACAAAAGCCATCGAAGTACAACTAGACAAAAAATCAGTAGCAGAAGCTCCCATTACGTTGAGCGAGCACATATCTGTAGAGGGAAAAGTCGTCATTGTCGTAGATGATGTATTGAACACAGGAAAAACCTTGGTCTATGCCCTTTTCCCCTTTTTGCAGGATCATGCTAAAAAAATAGAGGTTGCCGTACTTGTCAATCGCAGCCATACACGCTATCCGGTAACTCCTGACTACACGGGTCTTGAATTGGCCACTACGCTGAGTGAACATATTACCGTAGATCTAAGCAAAGATAATTTTACAGCCCACTTACACTAA
- the rsgA gene encoding ribosome small subunit-dependent GTPase A: MKGRVIKSTGSWYVVQTEKGAKNARLRGKFKQEDLKLSNPIAVGDWVVLENEEDLESTVIKDILPRENYIIRKSTRKAHHSHIIASNIDQAFLIVTLKNPRTSLGFIDRFLVSTESFRIPASILVNKMDLTFKDKELDHLQDIREIYGPLGYPVYEISALNDEALIAQFSPLLKGKTTLLSGHSGVGKSTLLNKLVPDAKQTTKEISKFSAKGVHTTTFAEMFAVGPNSYLIDTPGIKEFGVLDIDDFELSHYFVEMRQYLGQCHYNNCQHVNEPGCVVLEKLEEGYIHPYRYDSYINILTEEDSHR, from the coding sequence ATGAAAGGAAGAGTCATCAAGTCAACAGGCAGCTGGTATGTTGTACAGACTGAAAAAGGAGCGAAAAATGCCCGCCTCCGGGGAAAATTTAAGCAAGAAGATTTAAAACTGAGCAATCCAATCGCCGTAGGAGATTGGGTAGTCTTGGAAAATGAGGAAGATTTAGAGTCCACAGTCATAAAAGACATCCTTCCGAGAGAAAACTATATCATCCGTAAGTCCACCCGTAAAGCGCATCACTCCCACATCATTGCCTCTAACATTGATCAGGCTTTTTTGATCGTGACGCTGAAAAATCCGCGAACGTCTTTAGGGTTTATCGACCGGTTTTTGGTGAGTACTGAAAGCTTTCGGATCCCCGCTAGCATCTTGGTCAATAAAATGGATTTGACCTTCAAAGACAAAGAATTAGATCATCTTCAGGATATTCGAGAAATCTATGGACCCTTGGGCTATCCAGTCTATGAGATTTCGGCACTGAATGACGAGGCACTTATTGCTCAATTTAGTCCTCTTTTGAAGGGAAAAACAACCTTGCTATCCGGTCATTCTGGTGTTGGGAAGTCTACCTTGCTCAACAAACTCGTTCCTGATGCCAAGCAAACCACCAAAGAGATTTCCAAGTTCAGTGCCAAGGGGGTTCACACCACTACCTTCGCCGAAATGTTTGCCGTTGGACCTAACAGCTATCTGATTGACACACCGGGCATCAAGGAGTTTGGGGTTTTAGATATCGATGATTTTGAGCTATCCCATTACTTTGTGGAGATGCGCCAATACCTTGGGCAATGCCATTACAATAACTGCCAACATGTCAATGAACCCGGCTGCGTGGTGCTTGAGAAATTAGAGGAAGGCTATATCCATCCCTACCGCTACGATTCTTACATCAATATTCTCACTGAAGAGGACAGTCACCGTTAG
- a CDS encoding Stealth CR1 domain-containing protein → MSKSSNIPIDAVITWVDGEDPVHMTKMSKALKGMARKHIPGAEKTRFGNANELQYSILSILTFAPFVRYIFIVTDEQTPAIDEIVQEYFPQRWKDIRIIDHRELFRDHLEYLPTFNSRSIEAMLWKIKDISEHFFFLSDDMFLIRPTKPTDFFVADQPVMRGTWLLRPVLRNIWNQLRTYYHHQLVSNKSFQPKPSFHVGQWNAAHLLGFQSRYFFSSHTPHTVKKSLVENYFNENPEILINQIKHPFRHNDQFNCAAFYYHLSINNGNKEFAKPSFVFLHPFGRKNGYIDRKLKKAEENSNAIFMNIQSLELCTADEQQQIIQWMKGNLSLTE, encoded by the coding sequence ATGAGTAAAAGCAGCAACATACCAATTGATGCAGTGATTACTTGGGTGGATGGGGAAGACCCTGTGCATATGACCAAGATGAGTAAAGCGTTGAAGGGAATGGCAAGAAAGCATATTCCCGGTGCAGAAAAAACGCGTTTTGGCAATGCCAATGAACTGCAATACAGTATTCTTTCGATCTTAACATTTGCACCTTTTGTACGCTATATTTTTATAGTCACTGACGAGCAAACCCCTGCCATTGACGAAATCGTCCAAGAGTACTTCCCCCAACGATGGAAGGATATCCGGATTATTGATCACCGAGAACTATTCAGAGACCATTTAGAATATTTACCTACTTTCAACAGTCGGTCTATTGAGGCCATGTTGTGGAAAATCAAGGATATTTCCGAACATTTCTTCTTTTTGAGCGATGATATGTTTTTGATCCGACCAACCAAGCCAACCGATTTTTTTGTGGCTGATCAACCCGTCATGAGAGGCACTTGGCTGCTGAGGCCTGTGCTACGAAACATTTGGAATCAACTGAGAACTTATTATCATCATCAACTAGTCTCTAATAAGTCATTTCAACCTAAGCCTTCTTTTCATGTAGGGCAATGGAACGCAGCCCATCTATTGGGATTCCAGTCAAGATACTTTTTTTCCAGTCATACCCCACATACCGTAAAAAAATCACTTGTAGAGAACTACTTCAACGAAAATCCCGAAATACTCATCAACCAAATCAAACATCCTTTCCGCCACAATGATCAATTCAATTGTGCAGCATTTTATTACCATCTATCCATAAATAATGGCAACAAGGAGTTTGCAAAACCTTCTTTTGTTTTTTTACATCCTTTTGGTCGCAAGAATGGTTATATTGATAGAAAATTAAAAAAAGCCGAAGAAAATTCAAACGCTATTTTCATGAATATCCAAAGTTTGGAACTTTGTACCGCAGATGAACAACAACAGATCATCCAATGGATGAAGGGGAATTTATCGCTTACCGAATAA
- a CDS encoding glycosyltransferase family 2 protein, with protein MGSTINSSSNKKIAVITMARNDDFFLTRWIAYYGKELGEEHCYIYLDGEDQPVPANRGKVNVFHEKRVAEHVVKAEKRRLGFLSTIAKSLLETYDMVIGVDADEYLVVDPSIGKSLVAYLSEIPIDPCVSGLGIDVGQDRNSEPILDRSLPFLGQRSYALLSSRYTKPSVISKPVNWGSGFHRVKGHNFRIDPNLYLFHFGSVDYDMILDRFKDKDRMATGRAGHIKKRARTIDIITNSKPKVDEKWLRLARTLQTFARPIWAWNKPTMLKWKLVVRIPDRFKGIV; from the coding sequence ATGGGTTCAACTATTAATTCATCATCCAATAAAAAAATCGCTGTCATCACCATGGCTCGCAACGATGACTTTTTTTTGACACGATGGATAGCATACTATGGAAAAGAATTGGGAGAAGAACATTGTTACATTTATCTGGACGGTGAGGATCAGCCTGTTCCTGCCAATCGTGGAAAGGTCAATGTTTTTCATGAAAAAAGAGTAGCTGAACACGTCGTCAAAGCGGAAAAGAGAAGACTTGGCTTTTTGTCCACAATAGCTAAATCACTTTTGGAGACCTATGATATGGTAATAGGAGTCGATGCTGATGAATACTTGGTAGTAGATCCCTCAATAGGCAAAAGTCTTGTGGCCTATCTTAGTGAAATCCCAATTGACCCTTGTGTCTCAGGCTTGGGTATAGATGTTGGACAGGATCGAAATTCAGAGCCTATCCTCGACCGGAGTCTTCCGTTTTTAGGACAGCGAAGCTACGCTTTGCTTTCATCCCGCTACACCAAACCTTCGGTGATTTCCAAACCTGTGAATTGGGGTTCTGGTTTTCATCGGGTCAAAGGCCATAATTTCAGAATTGATCCCAATTTGTATCTTTTCCACTTTGGGTCAGTGGACTATGATATGATTTTGGACAGGTTCAAGGACAAAGACCGCATGGCCACGGGCAGAGCTGGGCATATCAAAAAAAGAGCACGTACGATTGACATAATTACCAATTCCAAACCAAAAGTAGATGAAAAATGGTTGCGCTTGGCTAGAACCTTGCAAACTTTTGCACGCCCCATATGGGCTTGGAACAAGCCGACCATGCTCAAATGGAAGCTTGTGGTGAGGATTCCAGATAGATTTAAAGGAATTGTTTGA
- a CDS encoding FkbM family methyltransferase — protein sequence MGRIKHFFKKRYNQFRFNLCANENLFYLGFYKYFYSPPKNTLAEFLDQYSKKYAPITFIQIGANDGFIYDPIQKFIKRDGWRGIMLEPQPDVYAGWLTKIHHQRPEIQTINAALAPVSGSMELFTISFSSDRWATGLSSFDKSVLQRKIEDGTIQKKAKKAGVVLPKHKESWIAPRVISTITAKQLLSMLGETPLNLLVIDTEGYDFEILKMIDLSQVKPEVIVYEDEHFDEETRAICVAYLENNGYENHYVGRDAYAIKVGFQL from the coding sequence ATGGGTAGAATAAAGCATTTCTTCAAAAAACGATATAATCAGTTTAGATTTAATTTGTGTGCAAATGAAAATCTGTTCTACCTTGGCTTTTATAAGTATTTTTATTCTCCACCAAAAAATACACTAGCAGAATTTTTGGATCAGTATTCAAAAAAATACGCACCAATTACCTTTATACAAATTGGTGCAAACGATGGATTCATTTATGATCCTATACAAAAATTCATCAAAAGAGATGGTTGGAGAGGTATTATGTTAGAACCTCAGCCTGATGTATATGCAGGTTGGCTAACAAAAATTCATCATCAAAGACCAGAAATACAAACAATCAACGCTGCCTTAGCTCCAGTTTCAGGAAGTATGGAGCTGTTTACTATTTCATTTAGTTCCGACCGCTGGGCGACGGGTTTGTCAAGTTTTGATAAGTCTGTTCTTCAAAGAAAAATCGAAGACGGAACGATTCAAAAAAAAGCAAAAAAAGCAGGAGTTGTTTTACCTAAGCATAAAGAATCGTGGATTGCACCTCGAGTTATATCCACCATAACAGCAAAGCAACTTCTTAGTATGCTTGGGGAAACCCCATTAAATCTGTTGGTAATTGATACAGAAGGATATGATTTTGAAATCTTAAAAATGATAGATTTATCTCAGGTCAAACCAGAGGTTATCGTCTATGAAGATGAGCATTTTGATGAAGAAACTCGTGCTATCTGTGTTGCTTATCTCGAGAACAATGGCTATGAAAACCATTATGTTGGACGTGATGCATATGCGATAAAAGTAGGGTTTCAATTATAA